From a region of the Mycobacteriales bacterium genome:
- a CDS encoding phage holin family protein, with the protein MQAGEPAAKARAASASPGQLASEVAKDMSTLVRQEVALAKAELEQEAKTAGTAVGAFGGAGFAGYFVLVFLSLAGMWALGSQLALGWAALIVAGVWAVIAAVFAVVGRSKLKAFSPKPERTIETVKEDVQWAKTRNS; encoded by the coding sequence ATGCAGGCTGGAGAGCCGGCGGCGAAGGCGAGGGCGGCGAGCGCGTCCCCCGGCCAGCTCGCCTCCGAGGTCGCGAAGGACATGTCGACGCTGGTGCGGCAGGAGGTCGCGCTGGCCAAGGCGGAACTGGAGCAGGAGGCCAAGACGGCCGGTACGGCGGTGGGCGCCTTCGGCGGCGCCGGCTTCGCCGGCTACTTCGTGCTGGTGTTCCTCTCGCTGGCCGGGATGTGGGCGCTCGGGTCGCAGCTGGCGCTGGGCTGGGCCGCGCTGATCGTGGCCGGCGTGTGGGCGGTGATCGCCGCGGTGTTCGCGGTGGTCGGCCGCAGCAAGCTCAAGGCGTTCAGCCCGAAGCCGGAGCGCACGATCGAGACGGTGAAGGAGGACGTCCAGTGGGCGAAGACCCGGAACAGCTAG
- a CDS encoding DUF4229 domain-containing protein — protein sequence MKSAAAYTAGRVLVFAVLVGLGWLAGLRGFLVVFVALLLSIPVSYFFLARQRNAMAADVERKVTDRRARREDLRSQLRGDDEPHS from the coding sequence GTGAAGTCCGCCGCCGCCTACACCGCCGGCCGGGTGCTCGTGTTCGCCGTGCTGGTGGGCCTGGGCTGGCTGGCCGGTCTGCGCGGCTTCCTGGTCGTGTTCGTCGCCCTCCTGCTGAGCATCCCGGTGTCGTACTTCTTCCTGGCCCGGCAGCGCAACGCGATGGCCGCCGACGTGGAGCGCAAGGTGACCGACCGGCGGGCCCGCCGGGAGGACCTGCGATCCCAGCTGCGCGGGGACGACGAACCCCACAGCTGA
- a CDS encoding TetR/AcrR family transcriptional regulator produces MEELLWTRVRDGGRGRVLSHDAVAQAAVRLADASGLDAVTMRAVAASLGVGTMSLYRYVATREELVDLMVDQVLGEITLDGAVPGWRGLLTQQARQTRALALRHPWMAMTGPASRPAMGPNMVAWLEGSLARLDQPGLSIDQVLDMDQTVRSFVVGFVQSELSERMAQRSTGFSEDEWRARMAPYLGALIATGDHPYLERIVRDAEDYPDPDVVFERRLGYVLDGLGAGLGLT; encoded by the coding sequence ATGGAGGAGCTGCTCTGGACCCGCGTCCGGGACGGCGGGCGCGGTCGCGTGCTCAGCCACGACGCGGTCGCGCAGGCGGCGGTCCGGCTCGCGGACGCCAGCGGACTGGACGCGGTCACCATGCGCGCGGTCGCGGCGTCGCTGGGGGTCGGGACGATGTCCCTCTACCGGTACGTGGCGACCCGGGAGGAGCTCGTCGACCTCATGGTCGACCAGGTGCTCGGCGAGATCACGCTGGACGGGGCGGTGCCGGGCTGGCGCGGGCTGCTCACCCAGCAGGCCCGGCAGACCCGCGCGCTGGCGCTGCGGCACCCGTGGATGGCGATGACCGGCCCGGCCTCGCGCCCCGCGATGGGCCCGAACATGGTGGCCTGGCTGGAGGGCTCGCTGGCACGGCTGGACCAGCCGGGCCTGTCCATCGACCAGGTCCTGGACATGGACCAGACCGTACGGTCGTTCGTGGTCGGGTTCGTGCAGTCGGAGCTGTCCGAGCGGATGGCGCAGCGCTCCACCGGGTTCAGCGAGGACGAGTGGCGGGCCCGGATGGCGCCGTACCTGGGCGCGCTGATCGCGACCGGCGACCACCCGTACCTGGAGCGGATCGTGCGGGACGCCGAGGACTACCCGGATCCGGACGTGGTCTTCGAGCGCCGGCTCGGCTACGTGCTGGACGGGCTGGGCGCCGGGCTCGGCCTGACATGA
- a CDS encoding DUF3618 domain-containing protein: protein MGEDPEQLERDIEATRAKLGSDIDALEEKINPKKVAHRTVENAKEKAAEVKDKVLDAAGQAKDKVTAKAGEAKHKATSDDGPGAGGPGLGEKVAGLAGTVKEKTAPLVDTAREKAAPLVAKATPMAESVKEKAAVRSGLDPQTADTKQVATAVAGGAWATLQAQVRRNPIAVGAGAFVIGVLLGR from the coding sequence GTGGGCGAAGACCCGGAACAGCTAGAGCGCGACATCGAGGCGACCCGGGCCAAGCTCGGGTCGGACATCGACGCCCTCGAGGAGAAGATCAACCCGAAGAAGGTCGCCCACCGCACGGTGGAGAACGCCAAGGAGAAGGCGGCCGAGGTCAAGGACAAGGTCCTCGACGCGGCCGGGCAGGCCAAGGACAAGGTCACGGCCAAGGCCGGCGAGGCCAAGCACAAGGCGACCTCGGACGACGGACCCGGCGCCGGCGGTCCGGGCCTGGGCGAGAAGGTCGCCGGCCTGGCCGGCACGGTGAAGGAGAAGACCGCGCCGCTGGTCGACACGGCCAGGGAGAAGGCCGCTCCGCTGGTGGCGAAGGCGACCCCGATGGCCGAGTCGGTCAAGGAGAAGGCCGCCGTACGGTCCGGGCTCGACCCGCAGACCGCCGACACCAAGCAGGTCGCCACGGCGGTCGCCGGCGGCGCCTGGGCCACGCTGCAGGCGCAGGTCCGGCGCAACCCGATCGCGGTCGGTGCGGGCGCGTTCGTGATCGGCGTGCTGCTCGGCCGCTAG